DNA from Aggregatimonas sangjinii:
TCACCCATGAAGTGCTGCCCCACATGCGAAAAAAGAGGAAGGGAAAAATCATCAATGTGACCTCCTTGGCCGGTCTGGTCGAAACCCCGACTTTCGGACATTATTGTGCCTCAAAACATGCGCTAGAGGGTTACACCAAAACCCTATCCCATGAAATTGCACCTTTTGACATTCAGGTCGCCTTGGTGAAACCAGGCGAATATTACACCAATATTTTCGAGCATGCTGTTTTCTCTGAAAACAAAATTGCCGACTATGAGTTCTTACGAGAGATCTTAAACGAGCAGGTCGAAGCACGTATTTCGGCAGAGGACAACAACTCGGTCGAGGTCGCCCAATTGATCGGCAAGCTTGTCGAAGCAAAACAGATGAAACTGCACAACCGTATCGGTAAGTTTTCAGGTTTGATTCCGATATTGAATCTTTTTCCCGGAATGCTCAAACAAGTGGTGCGTAAGACCTATAAACTGAACACGATATAAAATGAAACCAGTGGCCCTAGTGCTGGTTTTTGTACTATCCTTTATTTTGATGGAATTTCATAACGCGGAAAATACCAAATTACAGCGATACGAATTCAGGTAAAATTATGCCCTTTAGACCACTAACCTTGTTGGCTGATGTTCATCCGTCTAGATTGAAGCGTTTTGGTCGCATCAATTGACACCCACCTAAAAATGAGGTGGTAGATGTAAAATCTATTACCATCCAAGGAGAGCTGGGTGATTATAGAGGTCTATATGTGCATGTTTTGATTTTTGATAACGAGGTTACGCGTTACTTTTACTTTCCTTATGAGCATTCTGGCGAAGCAAATATTTCAGAGAAGTCCTTAAAAGTTTGGTGAAAAGAATAGATAATGTTGTTGGATAATCTTCCAAATTATACAAAACCTCTTTCATCAGTTAAAAGGCATACTGATTATATTTTTGTTGAGCAGGTAATTAATGGTACTACAAAAATTTAAGGTATAGAATCCTAAATATCAAAAGCCGGTCGGAACTTATGCTTTTTTTGTTTTAAGACTTCTGCAATGAAACAACGTATCCACATTCTTCAGTCCGAAAAACCGAATCGTCTCAATACTGGGGGAAACTGGCGCCTTTTGAAGACCATAAGACTTTCGATTACATTGCGAAAGCCCTAAGTACGAGGTATGTTCGGATTAGGATAATTATCGGATTGGTCTTCGACCGTTTCATCCATACATACAAAGTCCTTTTCGACCAATAAGCTAAGGGCCGTACCATTTGTTCTTTGGATAGTGTGACTAAATCCTATTTCATTGGATGCATGCCAGTTTGCACTCCTACCTTTCTCCAGAAACAGCGTAATGGTATCGGACTCCAATCGTGCATCCATTTTATCAATACCTTCTTTGGCCTGCAATACGTAGTGGAATGTAGCATTCCCAAAATCGGTGCTTTCCTCAAACCGACCCGTACGGCAAAAAGCCGCTACTTCGGATTTCGTTAGCCGTAGCCGTATGGAATTTCCCTTTATCCTAATTTTCATTCTTCTCCTTTTTTTGAACCAAGCCCTTAGTGAACTCATTCAAGGTTTCCACTTTTTCCTCAAAATCACCTTTAATGGTCTTTCGATATTCGTTTAGGTTTTTTACCAACTCATCAATATTCTCAGGAATGACATCCTCAAAAAACTGCCGCAGGCGCTTGGCCGTTGTAGGCGATTTGCCGTTAGTGGAAATGGCTACCTTTACATTACCTTTCGTAACGATGCCACCCATATAGAAATCACAGAAAGGCGGATTGTCGGCCACGTTCACCAATAGGTTCCGCGCCCTACAATCATGATAGACCTGTTCGTTTACGGGTATGTTGTCGGTAGTCGCGACGACCATGTGCTTTCCGTTCAAATAGCGCTTGTCATAAACGGCATGGTGCATCGGAATACCGAACTTCTCTGCTAAGGCCACCGTAGCTTCCCGAAACATTGGGGA
Protein-coding regions in this window:
- a CDS encoding SDR family oxidoreductase, with protein sequence MQKTILITGASSGFGLLTANLLRQQGHQVYGTSRNPKWHQTDFELLEMDVQDIVSIQNVVSRIIAEKGQIDVLINNAGTLLYGALEEASEDEIRHIYNVNVFGAIRVTHEVLPHMRKKRKGKIINVTSLAGLVETPTFGHYCASKHALEGYTKTLSHEIAPFDIQVALVKPGEYYTNIFEHAVFSENKIADYEFLREILNEQVEARISAEDNNSVEVAQLIGKLVEAKQMKLHNRIGKFSGLIPILNLFPGMLKQVVRKTYKLNTI
- a CDS encoding DUF7009 family protein yields the protein MKIRIKGNSIRLRLTKSEVAAFCRTGRFEESTDFGNATFHYVLQAKEGIDKMDARLESDTITLFLEKGRSANWHASNEIGFSHTIQRTNGTALSLLVEKDFVCMDETVEDQSDNYPNPNIPRT
- a CDS encoding bifunctional precorrin-2 dehydrogenase/sirohydrochlorin ferrochelatase; translation: MERNELYPVFLKVSQLNILIVGGGNVAEEKLTFLLKSSPNARVEMVSPMFREATVALAEKFGIPMHHAVYDKRYLNGKHMVVATTDNIPVNEQVYHDCRARNLLVNVADNPPFCDFYMGGIVTKGNVKVAISTNGKSPTTAKRLRQFFEDVIPENIDELVKNLNEYRKTIKGDFEEKVETLNEFTKGLVQKKEKNEN